The genomic stretch ATCGAGTAGTAATCACTATCGTAAACTTTAAGGTCAAGCTTATCTGCGACCATCTTTACTATAGAGTCATCACTTCCTTTGATAAGGTAGGGATACTTCGGGTGAAAATCACGCCAGTGGTTGATCAAATCAGCTTCTCTGCTTTTAGTAACAGAGCACCAGGCTTTGAAAAAGTCGTTCGCTGTTATCACGCTTTTGCTTTTTGAGTTTTCTTAGTCTTAGCTTTCTTATCCTCCTTCAACAAAGGAGCAGTGTACTCAGCGTAGAGTTCAAAAAGATACTCGATACGAGCAGTTTCGTTGGTGAAAGCTTGTGGTCGATAGCATAAGTCAACCGCCTTATCAAGCTCTTGGTGAGCTTTTACAAGCGCAGGTGGCATAGTGAGGGGATCGTAAAGATCTGCCAAGCTACTACCAGGAAATTCAGCACGAACATCAAGCACCTTCTGAGCTTTCTTTTCTACAGATTTTTTGTTTTTATCGCTAGGATTCTTTGGCCAGGGGTAGTTGTTGTATACAAGCGAACTCGAATAGCGATAGTCACTTTTTAGTCTTCCTGCTACATAGCGCATCCATGACATATGCATAGTGGATGTTAGAACTCCGAAATGGTATAGTGTTGTTTCCGGTAACGTATAGAGTTGGTTAGAAGCTATTATGTCAGGCGATAAGTATTTTATCGGAATGAATCTCCTGTTGACTGAAGACACGGTTGGGAAAGCCAGATAGTCAGTTCTGGGTTGACGGATTTCAGCAAATAAAGTTGGTGTGTCAGCAAGTTTTTTGGTGTTTTTTCGATCACTCATAGATCTCCATGCCCTTACTTTCTCAATTTTATCCATTACAATCTTATCGTGTCTAAACTCAGTGGGAGAAGCGTCACGAAGCCAAACACAGTATCGGTTTATAGATCTCAACATTTCCTTGCCTCCGATGAACGGTTTTAAAAAGGTACCTGTAGAAGGGGATTTTTCAATGATTTGAGTGTACTCGGCCTCGGAGATTGTGTAGTGCCCGTCATCAAGTGCAAAGCTACCGTAAGCTATGCATGGAACGTCACATAGTGGGGTCTTCCTGTTTTCTACGAACATATCTTGACCTTCTACCAAGTAAGGATTTATGTTAGAAGCTCTCTTATGATCTGGTTCACCGTTAATGTTCTCATACTCAAAGATGGCTTTTGATTTGCTGTCAAAACATGCAAACCCGATGATTACAACATGAACTCCTGCATTTCCTCTAGCTTCATTTTTCCAGTTGAATGTTCGGTGTGCAAAGTGAATTTTTAGGCCGTACTTTGTGAAAAGCTCATTCCAAAGAACCGCAACCTGTTCACCTTGGGTTATGGAATTTGTTGAAACAAAAGCAGCTTTTATGCTAGATGCATGGATATATTTGGCTGCCAAAATATACCAAGCAGAAACATAGTCCATTATACCTGCGCCTTTGACTTTTCCGTAAACTTCCAGCAGTTCTTTTTTTTGTTCCTTAGATTGTTCCTTCTTGCCAACGAATGGTGGATTTCCAAGGATATAACTGAGTTCCTTCTTCGTAACGACATCTTCCCACTGTATCCGCAGAGCATTGCCATGCACGATGGTGGCAGACTTTCTC from Owenweeksia hongkongensis DSM 17368 encodes the following:
- a CDS encoding class I SAM-dependent DNA methyltransferase, which translates into the protein MALSWNEIKDRAHHFTKEWEGETRERAEKDTFWNDFFNIFGITRRRLATFEEPVKKLNNKQGFIDLFWKGTLLVEHKSKGKSLDAAFEQATDYFHGIKEHELPKYVLVSDFESFRLYDLDDKTEHEFHIKDLHKNIKLFGFIAGYQKRSFKDEDPVNIQAAELMGKLHDQLEDTGYEGHQLEVFLVRLLFCLFADDTGIFEKDTFKELIEVKTNEDGSDLGGWLAQFFQTLNTPENKRLKNLDEHVAAFPYVNGKLFEEPLQLASFSSRMREILLECSALDWGKISPAIFGSMFQSVMNPEERRNLGAHYTSEKNILKLIKPLFLDELHEEFKKVRSNKNKLREFHQKLGSLKFLDPACGCGNFLIITYRELRLLELEVLKVLYGKQQVIGIDQIMLVDVDQFYGIEYDEFPARIAEVALWLMDHQMNQRISEAFGLYYARLPLRKSATIVHGNALRIQWEDVVTKKELSYILGNPPFVGKKEQSKEQKKELLEVYGKVKGAGIMDYVSAWYILAAKYIHASSIKAAFVSTNSITQGEQVAVLWNELFTKYGLKIHFAHRTFNWKNEARGNAGVHVVIIGFACFDSKSKAIFEYENINGEPDHKRASNINPYLVEGQDMFVENRKTPLCDVPCIAYGSFALDDGHYTISEAEYTQIIEKSPSTGTFLKPFIGGKEMLRSINRYCVWLRDASPTEFRHDKIVMDKIEKVRAWRSMSDRKNTKKLADTPTLFAEIRQPRTDYLAFPTVSSVNRRFIPIKYLSPDIIASNQLYTLPETTLYHFGVLTSTMHMSWMRYVAGRLKSDYRYSSSLVYNNYPWPKNPSDKNKKSVEKKAQKVLDVRAEFPGSSLADLYDPLTMPPALVKAHQELDKAVDLCYRPQAFTNETARIEYLFELYAEYTAPLLKEDKKAKTKKTQKAKA